DNA from Dasypus novemcinctus isolate mDasNov1 chromosome 19, mDasNov1.1.hap2, whole genome shotgun sequence:
CCCAGCGGGGCCCTTGGCGCCAACCACACGATGCCTTTCGGCTGCCCCTGGGGTTCTCGGGATTCTCCTGAAACCTTGGAGCGCCGACGCCCACTGCTCTGGGTCCCCTTTGGGGAGCCGCCCCTCCCGCTCTCAGGccaggaggtgggggcaggggctgtcTTCAGCTCGCCAGGACCCTGAGCGCTGCACCTGCCAGGGCCCAGCGATGGCAGGGGCCGGGGTTGGGTCATGTGCCCAGAAAGGTCCCGGGAGGCCTGCTCTGGGGTCCATGTGGAGCTGGTAGGGGGCACGTGCCCTCTCCCCCCAGGGTGGCCCAGGGGTGAGAGGAGCCGGGGCTgctggggaaaggaaggaaggggccTCCTCGGGGTCCGAGGCGCCGTGTGACTTCCTGGAACCAGCTCAACGGAAGTCAGCGGATTCTTAACCAAAGCAGACCTCAGGGCTTCAGCAATGGCTTTGACCACACAAAGCCAAGTCTGGGTCAGAAATTCAGCCCCGTCCCCCAACTGCCAGGAGAGAAGTGTAGACTGCTTCTGCCTCATCTGAAAGTTGGGATGATCTCTTAGGACGAACCGATGGGCTATTTGGCAGATGAGCCACATTCATCACGGGCCCGTGGGGTCTCTCCCTTCCGTTTATCGTGGGGGCTCTCTAAGCATGTCTGTGGGAGGGGCACTCTGCCCCGAGCCCAAAGGAAAGGATGCCACGGACGCCAGCGTCTCTACTGCTTGACATCTCAGGAAGGGCGGGCAGTGGACATCCAGTTACCATTTCTACTAAAACGTGGCCCTTGAGGGAAACAGCCCTGAGAAGCTGCTAGGGACTGTTTTATATAAAGAGTCCTTAAGATTCAATAACAATGACAGCAATGCCACTCCCACCCGATAAACCACTTTCGTGCAAATGGGTACAGGGCCTCTCTTCCTCAAGGCATGCCTGTCAGAGAAACAGCATAACCCGAGACACAGCCTCCTGTTTATTTGAACACAGCCCCTGGATGGATTTCCATCTGCAGGAGGTAGGACCAAGTGGTGCCTCTAAGCCACTCAAGCTGTCAAGAAGATGGAGGTGAAAGCACGAGGTAGCCACACAGCTGCCTGACGGTGGCATTGCTGGGCAGAGTGGGATGAGGGCAGGGGCCGCCCCCCACCTCCCGCCTCCCCAGACGAGCCCTGGGTGGGGAGTGTGTCTCCCCTTAGTCCTTCTCTTCTCCGTGGGTGATGATGTGGACCAGGTTCTTGTAGTCCAAGTGGCCAGTGACGTCAGGGGGGAACGCGGCGAACATCTGGTCAATCTGCGATCAACCAGCAGGCCGCGCTGAGCGTGGTGGCAGGGGAGTCGGGGCCGCCGGGAGCGGGGTGGAGGGGCCGCCCTGCTCCCTCTTCAAGCCAGGGCTTGTTGCAGGGGGTCCCCTGACCCAAGGTCACATCCTTCCCTGTGGGGCAGCCCACAGCCCAAACCTGACCCACTAGGGGCTGTGAAGGCCCGGCCCTCGCCGCCCACTTGGGACCTCTCGGAAGGGCCGTTCCAGCTCCAGGCCTCCCCAGAGGCCTGGCTGGAGGCCAGCAGCTCCCTGTGTGCCCTCCCGCTTGCCCGGTTCCTCCCCGAGGGCCCTCGGGAATGGATGTCCTGCAGGACGCCCAGCCCACGCCGAGGGGTCACGCAGGGGTCGCAGACTCAGGTGTGCAGCGGGGCCAGGCGGGGCAGGTAAGTGACCAAGGCAGAAGCTGAGGTCCAGGGAAGTAAATGGCTGAACGGAGACCCCCACCTGTTTAGGGGAGCAGCAATGGCTCTGCGCCAGCCAAACGTGCCCACAGGGGATcttcagtttctccatttgtaaaatgaaacaaCACTAGTCCCTACCGCTTGGGCTGGTTGAGAGTATGAAACGACATAAGGGCTCCCCCAGTTGGGATCTGGGTTGTTTTAGgaaagagggggagagggagtcCCCTGAAGGGTGAGCCCAGAGCTGGGGTGCAGGGAGTGCCCAAAGCACCCCATTACCTCCTCCTTGGAAAACCTCTCCGCCTGGGTGGTCAGCATCTCCTTAACGCTGCAGAGAGAGAACGGGTCTGGGCACCAGGTCTGCGGTAGGGGAAGCAGGGCCCCCCCGCCTTCTTGCACGGAATCCACTTACTAATCAGCCTTGAGCACCCCTTTGCCTTCGGGATCGAACACCTTGAACGCGTTGAGAATAGTCTCCTCGGGATCTGCCCCTGAAACAGGAAACAGGCTTCAGTGTGCGGTGGGTGGCTGGGGACCTGGGAACCCCAGGAGGCCGAGCCCTCATCTCCACAAGGAAGGGCCAGAGCAAGGCTCCTTAGCCTGCAGCAGAACCTTGCCCTCCGCCAAGCACTGAACTTCCAGTGGCGCTCTAGTCCCTGGGGAAGCGGGAGAGCGCTGAGCAAGCCCAAGTTCAAACACGGATGTAGGTTTAGTGAGACCTGGGGTCAAATCCTGGCTCCCCTGtgcttgctagctgtgtgacctcgggcaagtGACTCCCCATCtgcgagcctcagtttcctcctctgtagaCTGGGGATAATAATGGAATCCGCTTCCTAGGGGCTATTACAGGAGGCACTGCAAGTAAAGTGCTTAGAACGAAGCTTGGCTCAGGGGAAGCCTTGGAGCTCTGTTAGCCGctgttatttttttccagtgCAATCTCTGCCTCCTTAAAAGCTACCCATATTCTGGCAATGCCTGTCTTTTCTCCTAGCACTTCAGTTCTTACCCAGCGGCCCACAAACTCACCTTTAAGTTTCTCCCCAAACATTGTCAGGAACACAGTAAAGTTAATGGGACCTGGAGCCTCCTTGAGcatttcatcaatttcttcatttttcacatTCACACGACCTAGGGCAGGAAACACCCATTCAGGGATCCTGGGCCGGGGCAGGAAAGGCCGCGAGGCTCGGCGTTTGCCCTTGTAATTCCCCTTGGTCTACAGGGCAATCATCCAAACGCAAAGACACGCGGCAGGGCGACTTAGAGAGGTCAGCCATCGAAAGGAGTTAGTTATTTAAAAGATGGCATCTTCCGAACTTGGAACATTTTATACagatacttaattttaaaaattatatgggaAATGCCCATAGTCTAAATTAGTTCTCAGCTGAAGATGGGAGGGATAGATAGCAATCACTTGGGGGAACTTTCTCAAATTATACTGGCCTAACTCCCAGCCTTGGAGCTTGGGGTATCCCTGCTTTAGCCCACTCAGATCCTGAGTGCAAACTAGAAAAAGCTGCGCCTTCTTAAGACACTTAATGTTTTAAAGCTGAAAATCCACAGGGGCTACAAATGTGATTGATGTCCCACAGAACTGAGCAGTGCACGACTTGCGTAGCTGTCCGTGGCGGCCCTGAGTTCTGGGGATGGGAGTGAGGAGGTGGAGTTGGATATGGATATttgaaaaatatgggaaaaagtgTACCCATGCGCACACTCCTGAGGAGATGTTAAATAAAAAAGCTGAATCCAAAATAGAATAATTCtaattctcttattttaaaaaagaagcaagcaTACACGTATGCAACCAGAAATGCCTAGAGAAGACTGAGATTGAAATGTTAACAGCCAAATGTGGTCTTCTCCTTTATACTTTTCTGAATTTTCCACATTTTCTATTCCAAGGCGGCATTGCCTTCAaaaccacatgcaaaaaaaaaagttaagagaaaAGTAAGACGTGGAGACACGAAGCGCCTGAGCAGTCCCCTCTCAGCCTCTGAGATTTGTCTCAAAGGTCCCCGAGATGCAGCTGTTTTTAAATGACAAGCTCCTGAGCCTTTCCTGACACCCCCGCCCCCACACACTCTTGGTGGACGTGGGATAAGGAGACCCTCGTGCGGGGCCGGCGGGGGTGACGCACCCAGAGCGGCGAAGGTGTCCCGCAGGTCGTTCTTGTCGATGAAGCCGTCCCTGTTCTGGTCCATGATGGTGAAGGCCTGCCAAAGGGAGGCGCGGTGGTCAGCCCGGGACAGGGCCGCCGGCGGCCTGCGGGGCCGGGCCAAGGGCTGGGGAGGGCGAGGGGCACGTGGGGACCTCAAGGACCGTCCTAGGACGCTCCGTCGAGGCCAGACGTTTAAAACGGTCCGGCGGTTCCTCGAAACGTTAAGCACAGAGTTACCACGTGACCCGGCAATTCCTCTCCTACGCATCGACGTAGGGGAATGAAAGACCTGTGTCCACGCAGAGCTCGTGCGTGGACGTTCACGGCCGCACTGGTCAGCACAGCCCCCAAGCAGGAACTCCCCAGGTGCCCATCAGCGGTGACGGGAAAGAAAAGGGGCGGTGCCTACAAAGGACTCTTGTTTGGcaattaaaagcaatgaaattcAGATTCATGctccaacatggatgaacctggagagcATGATGGGGAGTGAAAGCCAGACCCGGAAGGGCACACATCGTCTGGCTCCATTCCTGGGAAACGTCCAGAATGGGCAAATCCATACGGACAGGAAGCCCGTCAGTGGTGGACACACGGAAGGGGAAGTGACTGCTAAGAGGTACGGAGTTTCTTTGGGGGTGACGGAAATGATCTGGAATTGGATTTTGGTGATGGTTGCAAAAGTTTTTGAATGTAGTAAAACCTACTGAATTGCACAATCTGAAAGGGTGGATTTTACAGTGTGTGAATTATATCTCTGGgaagctgttattttttttttttaagtcaaaaacCCCCAAGCCTGGGAGACCTGTAAAATAGGGAGAGTGTTCTTTCTCCCGGAGCTCCTGGGGAGGCTCCAATAGCTTTGAAAATACCTGAGTATTTCACAAATCACCACTCATCTGGGCGTGTTTTGAATTCTTTGCTGCAGCTGGTTCCTGGAAGCATTTGCACCCCACGACCACACCCCCAGCAGCTGAGCTCATTCCAGAGGTTTGAGGCAGGGCAAGGGAGAAGGGGCGGGCACAGCCTTCTCCCTGGACGGTGGCTATTTCAAGTTCAGATATGACATTTCATCCCAGGAATTCCACTATCCCTGGCCAATGGGCCACGACATCCCTGTGATCCAAATGTCAGCAGGGACAAAAGGTACAAGTGTTCCTGTCTGGTTTGGACGCCCCGGATTGTTTCCCTTTCATCTCCACCGCAACAGCCTCTTCTGGCATGACTTCAGGACATTTTCCTCTAAAGAGCCCGGTGGGAGTGTGGATGGACCAGCACGAGCCATTACTCCAGGGCCAGTCTTCCAGGCTGCAGGCAGTGGCTTAGTGCTGTTTAGTTTTGTTTAATAAGGTTTATTCCCATCAAACGTGACAGGGTTTCAAATAGGTATAACGTTTAAAATCCCTCCCAGATtggcaaaaaatattttaaactattagTACCCAGTGTTGGTGGAGATGTGGCAAAAAGGGCACTCTCTCCTTTTGGGGTTCTGGGGACTAGGCCTTGGCAGAACatttctggagggcagtttgtcATGACCTAGGATCCAATCGTTCTACTTTTAGGaatttaccccaaagaaataatcAGAGATGCAAGCAAGGAGGTATTGTTTATCACTGGAAAACATGCTAAGCAAATGGGACATCCCACCACAGAATATGGCTGAAATAAACGTTAGAAAATGTTGACGCTGAATTGGCCAAAGGAAAAAAGTAGGTACTAATCAGTGTGTATAAAGATTGTGACTTTGTTTactatttatatacatacatttttaaaaaacggCTTGAAGGATATATGCCAGGGCGTTACCGGAGTATCTCTGGTTGATAGAATTGTGCTTCTGCTTTGTGCTTCCCTGAACTTTCTTCTCCATTTCCAACAAGGAACATATTGTACTTTAATAATCAgcaaaagttattaaaaataatttctgtaaATGGCTCACACACCCAGGCAGGCTAAATTAGGGGTGGTTTGGCGGGTGAAGGTCCCCGCGGGGACTGCGGGAGGGGGAGATGTTCTCTACAGGGTGAGAACTTCCCTCCAGCCGGATGAGTAGAAAAGCTGCACCCACCTCCTTAAATTCCTGGATTTGGGTCTGTTCAAACATGGAGAACACGTTGGAGTTGGCGCCTTCTGCCCTCTTCTTGGCTTTCTTGGGTGCCTGGGGAAAGAGGAAGCCTGGCTTAAGAGAGTCCGAGGCTGGGAACTAGAGAACTAGGGCAGGCCGGTGTCAGGGCCCAGCTGCTCTTCTCTGAGGTGCCCACACTTGTACCTCCTACTCGTAGCTCAAAAGTGTGATGCTGGAGGGATAAAAGAACACCACAAGAATTTCTCAAGCGCACCCGCTTCCGGTGGATCTTCGGAGGTTGTGGATCTTGCAGGGCCTCCTTCCTAAGCCAGGAGGAGGAGCTGTGGCTCCAGGGATGGGGCCACACTTAGGGATCCGCCTGGGGGCGGGAGCCAGTGCTTTTGTTCCTGTGCGTTTTACCAAAAGCTCAGTAATGCACAGAAGGAGAATTGATcggggaaaggaaaaagtcaggCTCACTAAGCTGTGAAGAAGGCTGAGATGAAAGGACACTTCCCCCGGGCCTGAATACTCAACCGCTTCCCAACTTCCCCTTGCTCCAAGCAGCAGTGTACTCTCTGGATGTTCTGTGCTTGCACCACGTAAACAGTGCAGAGAAGAGCCAGGTAACGTTACCTGCCCCCGCTTCTTTCCGACTTTAAATGATATTAATAGCAAACACTTATATAACAGTGCTGTTCGAAGCACTTGACATACAATATTTTATCATCACAACTGCTCTGTCAAGATTCTGGTATTACAatttgttcccattttacagagaaggcaaccgaggcacagagaggttaggtcACTTGTCCCAGGTCACAAAGCCAATCCCACTCAGAGCTCTGACTTGAGAGTTCAGAGCCCTCACCACTCTCCTCTGTTGACCCTGATCTGGGGAAAGCCTGcttcgggggtgggggtggactgGGCACACCCAACCAGACAACACCAGGGAAAAGGTTTGAAAGTTGCAAGTTCAAAAGGTGGGCACAAAAAGAGCCTTTTCCCCAGCTGCCTGAACAAGAGAAAAGAATTACGAGTTGATCCTTAAAAGCCTTCAATCCCATTTCGCAAGGCCTGGGAGTTATTGATTCCCAGAGAGGTCAGGAGACAAGCCATAAAAAAGCCAACTCTCTTATTTTGTTCTTGCGAGTCCCCGGGAGCTGCTGTCCTCGTGGGCTCTCGGGCCATCGATTGGGGCTCCTGTGTGCGCACGCAGCCCCGTGCTCTTCCCACAAGGCTCCGCGGGCCCCAAGGccgcctctctccccctccccttggctCCTTGGCTGTGGGCGGTGGTCCCCCGACCCCCCAGCACCCCTGGCCTCGCTACTCACCATGGTGGAGAGGACGTTCGCAGAGTGGCCCCGGCACCGCTCCCCCAGAAGAACTCTACGCCCTGCCCAGCTCGCCCCGGCCCACGAACAATAAATACCTCCTCCCCAGGTTTAAAAATAACCCCATGACCACTTTTGGCAGTAATAGGTGAGGCGGACACCACCTAAGGCCCCCCCACCCCATGCCGTTGTTCTGAAATAACGGCAGCTCACTTGTCACTGGGTGACACGTGAGACCCCAAAAGGCATTCAAGGTTAAAGAGACGGCGGCTGGGTCACAGGCAGAGATGCTGCAGGCTTCCTGCCGCGCTGGGGCAGCCACAGTTGTGCTTGTCAATTttgagggcaaaaaaaaaaaaaaaaaaaaaaagaaacaaaaacagcaggCAGAGGAGAACATTGGTATTCTTTAACATTAGCAGAGATGGtgccaccccagggcctttgcacctgcagTTCCCACTGCCGGAATGCCTTTCCACCAGACGTCTGCACGGCTCCCTCCCTTACCTCCTCCAGGTCTGTGCTCTGATGCCATCTGCCTCAACCACCCTGTTAAAACAGCCCCTCACACCCTGTCCTCATCCCATCTCCCTTTTCTGCTTTGTTCTTCTCCACAGCATTTATCACCTCCTAACATATCAGGccattcatgtttttattttgtccAGTGCCGATGGATGGGCAGCGCCACAAGGGCAGGGGATTTTTTGGTTTTCCTACCACTGTCTCCCTAGCACCTAGCACATGATTGGCATGCAGTAGCTGCTCAACAAACATCTGTGGGCATGCAGTAGCTGCTCAACAAACATCTGTGGGCTGACTGAAGAAATAACTCTCACTTGCCAAGCGCTTGCTATGTGCCATGGGCCCCTTGCCATCCGTGTCCCCATTTCAGTTGCTTATAGACAAGGGGCAGGTGGACAAAATCAAGTAAACAAAGGCGTAGCCAGATAATTTCTGGTAGTAGCGGCTACCGCACAGGGTTTGACGTGGAGAGCTGTGACGGGGCCGA
Protein-coding regions in this window:
- the MYL2 gene encoding myosin regulatory light chain 2, ventricular/cardiac muscle isoform, translated to MAPKKAKKRAEGANSNVFSMFEQTQIQEFKEAFTIMDQNRDGFIDKNDLRDTFAALGRVNVKNEEIDEMLKEAPGPINFTVFLTMFGEKLKGADPEETILNAFKVFDPEGKGVLKADYVKEMLTTQAERFSKEEIDQMFAAFPPDVTGHLDYKNLVHIITHGEEKD